The following proteins come from a genomic window of Carassius gibelio isolate Cgi1373 ecotype wild population from Czech Republic chromosome B8, carGib1.2-hapl.c, whole genome shotgun sequence:
- the LOC127964134 gene encoding scavenger receptor cysteine-rich type 1 protein M160 gives MTLYKDPPLPQQYWMDQVKCTSGEESLWKCPYVDINKKEKCDENSFVAVECSGEVKLSLNLNGQRDVCAGVVEFSTANGIIGVCNDNWANKTCQELGCGDVHYSPKPGMFKGQQSKRNVMLNCVGNEKFSWQCMERSDCRERASVICSNHRRFSLQDGSDACSGLVEEKTVKQKSWNPVQPANVKPEVICPQLNCGSTGNFTKGTNILTCSDRVKLQNFTADCFGDVSIAVNGIIYGVCYSDQDSIQSRKKMGAMVCRELGCGEILRVKKGSFTSNGFLSNVDCQGDERSLWHCLAIHEKQTCTGTNVICSEEELKFFEGDSPCKGKVRIKQFDDKTASNLPATPEEENKKKANDACKAMQCGTLLSFELGQNTKDAKVTCSGTCSFISSVCKMLVFLLMSHVGTKTLALENSLGEKCWGIVKVCGDDQCGGVCSNNWRTEEDSRMICGNLGCGNPIQAKLPLQINNLPATYSSVYCSENVQNMIMCNFIPNKNPTCKPLAHVICTDSIKARLEDPRDKCAGKASLFYAGKWTPICKDSLNTNLKNLICKELSCGDSINDQHDWISQEESKSRGLSGIKCLDNANSVSKCDLKEVSEKECIDGYLKCSAWKRLLLYNKEGECSGPVYGLRDRKTPTPVSISGWGNEEGQKLCEYLQCGNFTSSIPKDTDTNEWWNKTYKCSGKKNIWECESNDQPVQNQQQLNIQCNHKPPKMMLSKNCTGEVLIDEEHVCASRWDDGMSNKLCDSLNCGKALYSWTTESREKNTWHFSCTGIETSVWQCGSRKDSCKNILSVACKDSVEFNSTEKCGGKLVIKYQGRWEYVCGKLTPNDNKKFCDVLKCNDRQELLEGQIIEKEIKVKINCPETHYNIFQCMHHLNNDKCSHGPAEIKCEGYIPKTADNTPKGGNSSVGLILGLSGAVLGLLILFLMWRNRKRLLLALRYYRSKKGKDVSPDVNEMDKMDTGDKGFSEEKASFLDDDYEDVDSLMDKSGEEDEDDRKRDSSGTEYDDIEGQANGISPSQTHHDEDLDIPLLPKRPENILDQDTYEVETEKQQDYDDVMSVEATANENAGMTGTQAHVDVDMDEGADSDLDAGLFANADADMLTTEVEVHAQGE, from the exons ATGACCCTCTACAAAGATCCACCTCTGCCCCAACAATACTGGATGGATCAAGTGAAATGCACATCTGGAGAAGAGAGCCTTTGGAAATGCCCTTATGTtgacataaataaaaaagaaaagtgtgatGAAAATAGTTTTGTTGCAGTTGAATGCTCGG GAGAAGTTAAACTGAGTTTGAATCTGAATGGACAGCGTGATGTATGTGCTGGTGTGGTGGAGTTCTCTACAGCCAACGGCATCATTGGGGTCTGTAATGATAACTGGG caaataagACATGTCAGGAGCTTGGTTGTGGAGATGTTCATTACAGTCCCAAGCCTGGAATGTTCAAAGGACAACAGAGCAAACGAAATGTAATGCTTAATTGTGTTGGCAATGAGAAGTTCTCTTGGCAGTGTATGGAGAGGTCAGACTGCCGGGAGCGAGCCAGTGTGATCTGCAGCA ATCACAGGAGGTTCAGTCTACAAGATGGCAGCGATGCTTGCTCTGGGTTGGTGGAAGAGAAAACTGTCAAACAAAAATCATGGAATCCTGTTCAGCCGGCAAATGTGAAGCCTGAAGTCATCTGTCCACAACTGAACTGTGGTTCCACTGGAAACTTTACAAAAGGAACTAACATACTGACATGCTCAG ACCGCGTGAAACTCCAGAATTTCACAGCAGATTGTTTTGGAGATGTTTCCATTGCTGTGAATGGTATTATCTATGGAGTGTGCTACAGTGATCAGGATTCGATTCAGTCCCGTAAAAAGATGGGGGCTATGGTCTGTCGAGAGCTTGGCTGTGGTGAGATACTGCGTGTGAAAAAGGGCTCCTTCACTTCTAATGGTTTTCTGAGTAATGTTGATTGTCAGGGTGATGAACGGTCACTGTGGCATTGTCTGGCAATTCATGAGAAACAAACATGCACAGGAACCAACGTTATATGTTCAG AGGAAGAACTGAAGTTCTTTGAAGGCGATTCTCCATGCAAGGGAAAAGTGCGCATCAAGCAATTTGATGATAAGACTGCATCAAATCTGCCTGCAACACCAGAGGAAGAGAATAAGAAAAAAGCCAATGACGCATGCAAAGCAATGCAGTGTGGAACTCTGCTCTCGTTTGAACTGGGGCAAAACACCAAAGATGCCAAAGTCACATGTTCAGGTACA TGTAGCTTTATCAGTTCTGTGTGTAAAATGCTTGTATTCTTACTGATGTCACATGTAGGGACAAAGACTCTTGCACTTGAAAACTCGCTTGGAGAAAAATGCTGGGGAATCGTGAAGGTCTGCGGAGATGACCAGTGTGGAGGGGTTTGCAGCAACAATTGGAGAACAGAAGAAGACTCCAGAATGATCTGTGGGAACCTGGGCTGTGGAAATCCAATTCAAGCCAAGTTACCACTTCAGATAAATAATCTACCTGCCACTTACAGTAGTGTGTACTgctcagaaaatgtacaaaatatgatCATGTGCAATTTTATTCCCAACAAAAACCCAACCTGCAAACCCCTGGCCCACGTGATATGCACAG ACAGCATCAAAGCTAGACTGGAGGATCCAAGAGACAAATGCGCTGGAAAAGCATCACTGTTTTACGCTGGGAAGTGGACACCCATCTGTAAAGACAGTcttaatacaaatcttaaaaatttgATCTGCAAGGAACTATCTTGTGGCGATAGCATAAATGACCAACATGATTGGATTTCACAAGAAGAATCTAAATCTAGAGGACTATCAGGAATTAAATGTCTGGATAATGCCAACTCTGTTTCCAAATGTGACCTCAAAGAGGTTTCAGAGAAAGAATGTATTGATGGCTATCTGAAATGCTCAG CATGGAAACGATTGCTCCTCTATAATAAGGAAGGAGAATGCAGTGGTCCAGTATATGGTCTGCGAGATAGGAAAACACCCACTCCAGTCAGCATAAGTGGATGGGGCAACGAGGAAGGACAAAAGCTGTGCGAGTATCTACAGTGTGGAAATTTCACATCAAGCATCCCTAAAGACACGGACACAAACGAGTGGTGGAACAAGACCTATAAATGCTCAGGGAAGAAGAATATTTGGGAATGCGAGAGCAATGATCAGCCCGTCCAGAATCAACAGCAGTTAAACATCCAGTGTAACC ATAAACCTCCAAAAATGATGCTCTCAAAAAACTGCACAGGCGAGGTGCTCATAGATGAAGAGCATGTTTGTGCATCCCGGTGGGATGATGGGATGTCCAACAAGTTATGTGACAGCCTCAATTGTGGTAAGGCACTCTACAGCTGGACCACAGAGTCcagagaaaaaaatacttggcatTTCAGCTGCACAGGCATAGAGACATCGGTGTGGCAGTGTGGCTCTAGAAAAGACAGCTGTAAGAACATCCTCTCTGTGGCCTGCAAAG ATAGTGTTGAATTCAACTCTACTGAGAAGTGTGGTGGGAAGCTTGTGATCAAGTATCAAGGGCGATGGGAATATGTCTGTGGAAAACTGACTCCGAATGATAACAAGAAGTTTTGTGATGTGCTTAAGTGCAATGATAGACAAGAATTGCTGGAAGGACAGATaatagaaaaagaaataaaggttAAAATTAATTGCCCAGAAACCCATTACAACATTTTTCAGTGCATGCACCATCTCAATAACGATAAATGCAGTCATGGACCTGCTGAAATCAAGtgtgaag GTTATATTCCAAAAACTGCAGATAATACTCCAAAAGGAGGTAATTCTTCAGTTGGTCTGATATTGGGTCTGTCGGGAGCTGTGCTGGGGTTgctgattttgtttttaatgtggaGAAATCGGAAACGTCTACTTTTAGCCT TAAGATATTACAGAAGTAAAAAGGGCAAAGACGTCAGCCCAGATGTGAATGAAATGGATAAGATGGATACAGGGGACAAAG gtttttctgAAGAAAAGGCATCCTTTTTAGATGATGATTACGAGGATGTGGATTCTCTCATGGACAAGTCAG gagaggaggatgaagatgacCGAAAGAGGGATTCTTCTGGGACAGAATATGATGACATTGAGGGACAAGCCAATGGAATCTCTCCTTCTCAAACCCACCATGATGAAGACCTCGACATCCCTCTCCTTCCCAAGAGACCCGAGAACATTCTTG ATCAGGACACCTATGAAGTGGAGACAGAGAAACAGCAGGACTATGATGATGTCATGTCTGTCGAGGCTACAGCCAATGAAAATGCAGGGATGACAGGCACACAAGCTCATGTAGATGTAGACATGGATGAAGGTGCAGATTCAGATTTAGATGCAGGTCTATTTGCAAATGCTGATGCAGATATGTTGACCACAGAGGTAGAGGTTCACGCTCAAGGAGAGTAA